Proteins co-encoded in one Echeneis naucrates chromosome 22, fEcheNa1.1, whole genome shotgun sequence genomic window:
- the ap4s1 gene encoding AP-4 complex subunit sigma-1 isoform X4 encodes MMIKFVLMVNRQGQTRLSRYYQPVELSRRAALEADVVRCCLSRRKEQCSFVEYRDFKLVYRQYAALYIVVGVTDAENELSIYELVHNFVEVLDKYFSRVSELDIMFNLDKVHIILDEMIQNGHIVETNKTRVLAPLTALDKMADG; translated from the exons ATGATGATAAAGTTTGTGCTGATGGTGAACCGGCAGGGCCAGACCAGACTGTCCCGGTATTATCAGCCAGTGGAGCTGAGCCGGAGAGCGGCGCTGGAGGCCGACGTGGTCCGCTGCTGTCTGAGCCGCAGGAAAGAGCAG TGCTCGTTCGTGGAGTACAGAGACTTTAAACTGGTCTATCGGCAGTACGCCGCTCTGTACATCGTGGTCGGAGTCACAGACGCTGAG AACGAGCTGTCCATCTACGAGCTGGTCCACAACTTTGTGGAGGTTCTGGATAAATACTTCAGCCGAGTG AGTGAACTGGAC ATCATGTTCAACCTGGACAAAGTTCACATCATCCTGGACGAGATGATCCAGAACGGACACATTGTGGAGACCAACAAGACCCGAGTCCTGGCTCCGCTCACCGCCCTCGACAAGATGGCGGACGGCTGA
- the ap4s1 gene encoding AP-4 complex subunit sigma-1 isoform X3, whose protein sequence is MMIKFVLMVNRQGQTRLSRYYQPVELSRRAALEADVVRCCLSRRKEQVPEGHTSCGSAAAPLRLLSLRPLCPQCSFVEYRDFKLVYRQYAALYIVVGVTDAENELSIYELVHNFVEVLDKYFSRVSELDIMFNLDKVHIILDEMIQNGHIVETNKTRVLAPLTALDKMADG, encoded by the exons ATGATGATAAAGTTTGTGCTGATGGTGAACCGGCAGGGCCAGACCAGACTGTCCCGGTATTATCAGCCAGTGGAGCTGAGCCGGAGAGCGGCGCTGGAGGCCGACGTGGTCCGCTGCTGTCTGAGCCGCAGGAAAGAGCAGGTACCTGAAGGCCACACGAGCTGCGGCTCCGCTGCGGCTCCGCTGCGGCTCCTCTCACTCCGTCCTCTCTGTCCGCAGTGCTCGTTCGTGGAGTACAGAGACTTTAAACTGGTCTATCGGCAGTACGCCGCTCTGTACATCGTGGTCGGAGTCACAGACGCTGAG AACGAGCTGTCCATCTACGAGCTGGTCCACAACTTTGTGGAGGTTCTGGATAAATACTTCAGCCGAGTG AGTGAACTGGAC ATCATGTTCAACCTGGACAAAGTTCACATCATCCTGGACGAGATGATCCAGAACGGACACATTGTGGAGACCAACAAGACCCGAGTCCTGGCTCCGCTCACCGCCCTCGACAAGATGGCGGACGGCTGA
- the ap4s1 gene encoding AP-4 complex subunit sigma-1 isoform X2 has translation MMIKFVLMVNRQGQTRLSRYYQPVELSRRAALEADVVRCCLSRRKEQCSFVEYRDFKLVYRQYAALYIVVGVTDAENELSIYELVHNFVEVLDKYFSRVSELDVSFKHPAQLTVEKEDKSDVCRRCLDFLLTDHVQPGQSSHHPGRDDPERTHCGDQQDPSPGSAHRPRQDGGRLRSQAVGCPKGMRLKDSTDAHCRESNLQLFFFKDE, from the exons ATGATGATAAAGTTTGTGCTGATGGTGAACCGGCAGGGCCAGACCAGACTGTCCCGGTATTATCAGCCAGTGGAGCTGAGCCGGAGAGCGGCGCTGGAGGCCGACGTGGTCCGCTGCTGTCTGAGCCGCAGGAAAGAGCAG TGCTCGTTCGTGGAGTACAGAGACTTTAAACTGGTCTATCGGCAGTACGCCGCTCTGTACATCGTGGTCGGAGTCACAGACGCTGAG AACGAGCTGTCCATCTACGAGCTGGTCCACAACTTTGTGGAGGTTCTGGATAAATACTTCAGCCGAGTG AGTGAACTGGACGTATCCTTTAAACATCCCGCTCAGCTGACAGTGGAAAAAGAGGACAAGTCAGACGTTTGTCGTCGTTGCCTTGACTTTTTGTTAACAGATCATGTTCAACCTGGACAAAGTTCACATCATCCTGGACGAGATGATCCAGAACGGACACATTGTGGAGACCAACAAGACCCGAGTCCTGGCTCCGCTCACCGCCCTCGACAAGATGGCGGACGGCTGAGGTCCCAGGCTGTGGGCTGCCCCAAAGGGATGAGACTGAAGGACTCCACTGATGCTCACTgcagggaatcaaacctgcaactttttttttttaaagatgaataa
- the ap4s1 gene encoding AP-4 complex subunit sigma-1 isoform X1, protein MMIKFVLMVNRQGQTRLSRYYQPVELSRRAALEADVVRCCLSRRKEQVPEGHTSCGSAAAPLRLLSLRPLCPQCSFVEYRDFKLVYRQYAALYIVVGVTDAENELSIYELVHNFVEVLDKYFSRVSELDVSFKHPAQLTVEKEDKSDVCRRCLDFLLTDHVQPGQSSHHPGRDDPERTHCGDQQDPSPGSAHRPRQDGGRLRSQAVGCPKGMRLKDSTDAHCRESNLQLFFFKDE, encoded by the exons ATGATGATAAAGTTTGTGCTGATGGTGAACCGGCAGGGCCAGACCAGACTGTCCCGGTATTATCAGCCAGTGGAGCTGAGCCGGAGAGCGGCGCTGGAGGCCGACGTGGTCCGCTGCTGTCTGAGCCGCAGGAAAGAGCAGGTACCTGAAGGCCACACGAGCTGCGGCTCCGCTGCGGCTCCGCTGCGGCTCCTCTCACTCCGTCCTCTCTGTCCGCAGTGCTCGTTCGTGGAGTACAGAGACTTTAAACTGGTCTATCGGCAGTACGCCGCTCTGTACATCGTGGTCGGAGTCACAGACGCTGAG AACGAGCTGTCCATCTACGAGCTGGTCCACAACTTTGTGGAGGTTCTGGATAAATACTTCAGCCGAGTG AGTGAACTGGACGTATCCTTTAAACATCCCGCTCAGCTGACAGTGGAAAAAGAGGACAAGTCAGACGTTTGTCGTCGTTGCCTTGACTTTTTGTTAACAGATCATGTTCAACCTGGACAAAGTTCACATCATCCTGGACGAGATGATCCAGAACGGACACATTGTGGAGACCAACAAGACCCGAGTCCTGGCTCCGCTCACCGCCCTCGACAAGATGGCGGACGGCTGAGGTCCCAGGCTGTGGGCTGCCCCAAAGGGATGAGACTGAAGGACTCCACTGATGCTCACTgcagggaatcaaacctgcaactttttttttttaaagatgaataa